The DNA segment GCCAGCGTCTTAGCTCTTTACGAACCTTTGCATCAAGTGCTCCAAACGGCTCATCCAATAAAAGAACTTCTGGTTGAACGGCTAAAGCACGAGCTAAAGCCACTCTTTGTCGTTGTCCACCTGACAGCTGTGATGGATACCGTTTTTGTAAGCCATCTAGTTTTACAAGATTTAAGAGCTCATCTACTTTCGCATTCATGTCTTTTTTAGATGGACGAACGCGGCGAGGGCGCACTCGAAGTCCATATGAAATGTTATCTGCAACAGTCATATGTGAGAATAACGCATAATGTTGAAAAACAAAGCCAACATGCCTTGAAACAGCATCGACATCCGTCATATCTTGTTCATTAAAAAAAATAGATCCTTCCGATGCACTTTCTAAGCCTGCAATGATACGTAATAAAGAGGTTTTACCAGAGCCCGACGGTCCAAGTAATGCAATCAGTTCCCCTTTTTTGATCGATAAGCGGATTTGTTCAAGGGCTTTAAAATCTCCAAAGTACTTTGAGACATTATTAATTTCAATTGACATACATAACACTCCTTACAATTGTGGACTCTTCTTCTCTACTATGTTCTTAATAACCAGTGTAATGATTGCCAGAATCGACATGAGTGAAGCGACAGCAAAAGCAGCTGTAAACATATATTCGTTATATAAAATTTCAACGTGAAGTGGCATCGTATTTGTTAACCCGCGGATTTTTCCAGAGACTACGGAAACAGCTCCAAACTCTCCAATTACTCGTGCATTACACAAGATGACCCCATATAATAGTCCCCATTTTATATTTGGTAAGGTTACATGCCAGAATGTACGCCATCCATTTGCCCCAAGAGAAAGTGAAGCTTCTTCTTCAGCAGTACCTTGAGCTTGCATGAGAGGAATTAATTGTCTAGCCACAAATGGAACGGTTACGAACATACTTGCAAGTACAATACCCGGCACCGCAAAGATAATTTGTATGTTGTTGGCTAAAAGCCATTCACCGAGTAACCCGTGAACACCAAATAATAAAACAAATACAAGACCAGCAATAACTGGTGATACGGCAAAGGGCAAGTCAATTAATGTAATCAAAAAGCTTCTACCCTTAAATTGAAACTTTGATAAGGCCCAAGCGGCAGTTACTCCAAAAATCGTGTTAAGTGGGACGACAATCGCCACCGTAAGTAGAGTTAATTTAATAGCTGAGAGTGCTGCAGGATCAGTTATTGACTGAACGTAGACAGACCATCCACCGGCAAATGCTCGAACAAAAATCGCTGTTAACGGTAGAATTAAGACAAGTGAGAGAAATAACAAAGCGATGGATAGAAGTACCCATTTCACCCATGTCTTTTTTTTCTTAGGTTTTGAGTATACAGATTTATGATTAATCGGGGTCTCAGTATTCAACTTGTACCTCCTTTATGTATGACGTTTGGATGCCCACCATTGTATAAGATTCATTAAAAACAATAGTAAAAACGAGAATAACAGCATCACAGAAGCAATGGCGGTAGCTCCTTCATAGTTAAATTGTTCAAGCTGATTCATGATGAGTAATGGAGTAATCTCCGTCTTCATTGGCATATTTCCTGAAATGAACACGACAGAACCATACTCACCTAGTGCTCTTGCAAACGCTAAAGACATACCAGATAACAAAGCTGGAAACAAAACAGGCATGATTACTTTTGTAAAAGTGTGGAAACCGTTTGCTCCAAGCGATGATGAAGCCTCCTCTAGTTCTTTGTTAAGATCTTTTAATACAGGCTCAACCATGCGTACGACAAATGGAAGTCCAATAAAGATTAATGCGGTCATTACACCAAGTGGAGTAAAGGCAATTTTAATCCCTAATAGATCAAAATATTTACCTACCCAGCCATCTGATGTGTAAATCGTAGTTAATGCAATCCCTGCGACAGCAGTCGGTAGTGCAAAAGGAAGATCAATGATCCCATCGATGATCTTTTTTCCTGGAAAGGAGTAGCGTACTAAAATCCATGCCAGCAGTAATCCAAATACACCATTGATGAGAGCTGCAGCGAGTGCAGCTCCTATACTTAGCTTATACGATGCAACCACTCGTGGAGAGGTAACGGTATTCCAATAATCGGAGAAACTCATATTTGACGTTTGGATAAAAATCATTGAGATGGGAATTAAAACGATTAATCCTAGATACATTAATGTCATACCTAGCGTTAGTGAAAACCCAGGGATGATACTTTCTTCTTTAAAGCGTAATGTTCTCATACGATCCTCCCTTAGTAATCTTATTGCTCGTAGATTTGATCAAAAACTCCTCCATCACTGAAATGCTTCTCCTGAGCTTCTTGCCAGCCTCCAAATGTATCATCAATCGTAACGAGTTGAATTTCTGGGAAGTACTCACTAAATTCGTTTAAGATCTCTTCATTTCTTGGACGATAATAATGTTCTGCTGCTAGGCGCTGACCTTCATCTGTATACAGATATTCAAGATAGGCCTCTGCCACTTCGCGCGTTCCTTTTTTATCAACGTTTTCATCAACAACAGCAACAGGCGGTTCTGTCAGGATGCTAATGGAAGGTGCGACGATATCAAATTCGTTCTCACCCAGTTCTTCAGTAGAGAGAATGGCTTCATTTTCCCACGCAAGTAAAACGTCTCCAATTCCTCGTTCAACAAACGAAGTTGTAGCGCCTCGTGCACCAGAATCTAAAACAGAAACGTTTTGATATAGATCAGAGATGTACTGTTTAGCCGCATCTTCAGAACCAAATTCTTCTTCTGCCCAGGCCCAACCAGCAAGGTAGTTCCACCTGGCTCCTCCAGATGTTTTAGGGTTTGGTGTAACAACCTCTACATCATCTCGAATTAAATCATCCCAATCCTGAATGTTTTTAGGGTTGCCTTCACGAACTAAAAAAGTAATCGTAGATGTATAAGGTGTCGAATTATCTGGCAATCTCGATTGCCAATCTTCTGGAATTAGATCACGAGAGTCGTGTAAGACATCGATGTCATAAGCAAGCGCTAATGTAACCACATCTGCCTGTAAACCATCGATAACCGACCTTGCCTGGCTACCTGAACCACCATGAGATTGGTTAAATGTAATCGTTTGACCAGTTTCTCCTTTCCAATGTTCAGCAAATGCTTTATTGAAATCCTCATATAATTCTCGTGTCGGATCATATGAAACGTTTAGAAGATCAATTGTATCTCCATCGCCCGCTGCTTGATCACTTGAACCACATGCACTTAAAGCAATGAGTAAAGCTGGAATGGAGGTAAATTTGACAAATGATCGTGTTCTGTTTGGTTTGATTTTCAATGGGTTCCTCTCCTTTTTACACTCTTTTTATATACATTTAAGTATAGTGGTTTAGTTGGCTTTAAGAACAAAAAAAGAAGCCCTCCACTAATAAACGGTATTAGCAAAGGCCTTCGGTTGTCCGATCAGCAACTATTTTATTGTACTCATATCTTATCCATGCTTTTCCGATGTGTCAAGTATATTTTAAAACATATGCTTTAACTCCGATTAACTTGTAAAGTATCGTACATCCGTTCGATCGAACAACGGAATTGCTTCTGCTAGATAAAATGTAAGGAGAGGTGCTAACAGAATAACAACAAAAAAGAGAAAGTCCCACGAGCGAACATTTGTTTCATAATAGAATGTTCTTTCAGTTGCTTGAGTAAAACGCTTTGCCTCCATTGCAACGGCTATTCGTTGGGCACGCCTGATACTCTGGGCCAGGAGTGGGATTGAGAAAAATTGGAGCTTTTTATAAAATCCCTTCAGTCCTTTTTCTGGTACAGCTTGTCTAATGATCAATGCATATCGGAGTGTTTGAAATTCCTCAAACATAATTGGAATCATCCGTATGGATGCTAGAAAACTATAAGCATACTTTGAAGGGATTCTTAGCTGCTGCATCATAGAATAAAACAATAATACGGGTTTTGTTGTTAATGCAAAAATCATTCCGAGTATGGCAAAAGCAAGCGCTCGAAAGCCTAGATGAATGCCTCGATAAAAGCTTTCCTCACTTATTTGGATAAGCCCCCATGTATACCAAATCGTATCTCCTCTCCCAAAAAAGATCATCGAGCTAGCTGAGGAGATAAACACTAAAATAAAAGGTAGTGAGTAAAGTAGCAGATAGCGCAATGGGTGACCTGAGAACACATATAAAATAACACTAAGTACAATGGTTAAATACACTAGATGCGAAGGATTATGAATAAAGATCATATAGAAAAACAGAAAAATAGAAAGAACTAATTTTATGCTCGGATTTACTCGTGTTAACCACGTCTCATGAACATTGTATAAAGAATTCATCTGCTCTCCACTCTCTTCACCCTGTTTTCTAATGGTTCTGTTTCAAACACTTCACCGTCTTTGACGTTCCAGACGCGGGTTGCAAACGAGTGAACGATTTCTTCATCGTGTGTCACCATCATGATGGTTACCCCTTGATTTTTTAAAGATTCCATCATTTCAAGCAGAGCAAAGGTATTTTTTGCATCCTGCCCGAAAGTAGGTTCGTCGAGCAGTAAGACCTTTTGCTGACCAACTAGTGCTGTAGCAACACTTAATCTTCGTTTTTGTCCCACAGATAGTTGATAAGGGTGCTGCTGCTTATGTTGAGTAAGCATAAATGCAGATAATGTTTGTTCTACTGTCTTTTCTATTTCAACCGAAGAACGTCCCTCTTGCCTTAAGGTAAAAGCAATCTCTTCACTAACGTGGTTTGTAATAAATTGATATTCAGGATTTTGGAAGACAAATCCAAGAAGATGACTAATTCGATCCTTTTTCTTAATTAGAGCTTGGTTCACCTTATAACTTCCGCGTGTGCGTAGAACATTCATTAATCCTAGAAGTAGTGTGCTTTTACCCGCTCCATTTTTACCAGTAATACAAATCCATTCTCCAGGATAAACACGTAACGACGGAACAGTTAATTTTATCTCTTTCCGCCTTACTACTTGAAAATCCTCTAACTCAATAATAGGATGTTGATTTTGATTAATCCATTCTGGCAACCATTCACGCTCTGAAACATATTCCTCCCAAACGCCTGGATACCAAATGCCATAGTTACGTAGGGTTTGTTTATAAGTTCTAAATATATCATCTGTCTGACCATCTGCAATCACTTGACCCGAATCATCTAGAACAATCACTCTCTCTACAAAATCAAGAATATGATCAATCTTATGTTCAACGATAATAACAGTTTGATCTTTCGTAACGGATTGAATGAGGTTCCACATATGTTCAGTACCTTTTGGATCAAGCATGGCTGTTGGCTCGTCAAAAAAGAACGTAGATGGCTCGAGAGCGAGTACTGACGCGATGGCTAGCCTTTGCTTCATTCCTTGAGACAACTGAGAAATTGGAGTATGAAGTTCGTCAAGCTCTAATCCCACCAATTCAAGAACGCTTTTAATTTGTTGATCCATCTTTTCTCTTGGTACACCTAAGTTTTCTAATACAAACGCAATCTCCTCATCTACGTAAGGCATACAAAATTGACTATCAGGGTCTTGAAAGACATAGCCCCATGATTTTGGATGAGTGAGTTTATCATATTTGAGTGGAAGATTAATAGCGGATGGTACTAATCCTGTTAATACTTGAAGCAAGGTTGATTTTCCACTTCCGCTTGGTCCGAGGATGAGAACCTTCTCCCCTTCAGATATTTTAATACTCAGATCTTTGAATAAAAGCTTCCCGCTCCCAGGAAAGGTGAGCCTTAGTTTATCTACAGTTGCTGCCATCTTTAAAATATCTCTCCTTTCTTTACGAATCTAATGTGTCAAAATCTTTTTTAGAAGAAGGTCTTAATAAATCCGTCACACCTGTTTTCTCAAGAGCTCGAACGAGATAGTAAGCAAATACGCCTGCAATTAGAATACCGCTAATGGTTCGTAAAATAATGACTAATGTGACATTCCAACCAACTAGATCAGCCATATAACCACGGTTCCAGTCCATGACAAACGATCCGCCTGCGGATGCTGCGCCAGCAAGTGACGTAGTAAGAACGGAGTAGCTTTTGTACATGAACAAAGCAAAAACAAGTTCGGCGCCAAGCCCCTGCATGACTCCATAAATTAGTACCTCTAAGCCGTATTGTGATCCAACAATAAATTCACCAGAGGCCGCTGCTGTTTCAGCAACAAGTGCCACACCAGGCTTTCTAATAATCAAAAAAGCTACAGTAGCCGCGATAAACCACATGCCATACATCAATTCATTTACTTGAAGTGGGAATAGTTTCAAACTGTCATTTACTGGTCCCCATAATCGGTACACGATTCCAAAAACAACGGCAATAATGACTGTGACCAAAATATCTGTTAAGGTTAAGCGCTTTTTCATCCGTTTCCTCCAGTCCTCTATTCCCCTAGTTAGCCGAAAAAAAGAAGCCACTCCATGAATGGAGTGGCTTCTTCATTACATATATACACTTGTCCTAGAAAACAAGTCATCATAGTAAAAAGAGTCGACTCCACTTTCCTACGCTAGTATTATCTAGATCAGGTCAAGGGTCAAGGCAAAGTCGCCTCTCTCAGCTTACGCGCCCCTAGTGGAAATAAAAGTTTATAATGTTGTACATGTACATTTAACCATATTAAGATGATGTCGACAATCTTTTTTTAAGAATGCTTTTCTAAGACGGTTTCTACTTCTAAAAGTGATGTGATTTCATATGTTGGTTCAACATCAGCTGTCGTTTGATCTTTGCGATTTACCCAAATTGAAGAAATGCCAGCTCGTTGCGCTCCAAGAATATCAGTCATTAAGTTGTCTCCAACCATAATCACTTCTTCTTTCTCCAGCTCCATTAAAGATAAGGCATGCTCAAAAATACCTTTATCAGGCTTCCCCTTACCATAAGCTCCAGAAATAACAATATGGTCAAAATAAGGAACTAACTCGGGAGTAAGTTCTAGTTTAATATTTTGCAGATCAGGAGAGCCGTTCGTTAACAAAAGAAGTTTATAGTCTTCTTTTAGACGATCCAATACTTTAAAGGTTTCTTCATAAACAATTGGATTTTTTCGGCGTTCTAGCGGAAATTTCTCAGAAAGCTCTTTTGCAAGCTCTCTATTTTCCACTCCACACTTTTTTAGGCCGAGATCCCAAGAAGCTAATCTATACCCAGGAGCAAGCTCCTTTAACTTCTGAAATTCTTCTTCCCGATCCTGGAAATTCGCCCATAGTCCTTCAAATGGGTTAATCCCAATCATTTGTGTAAAAGGAAACGTTTCATACGATGCATATAATTGCCTAGCTTCTTCTCTCACGGCATGCTCAAGCTCTTCTGCTTTAATACGTTCATCTTGTTCAGCTGCATAATCACATGTTGCATCAAATGCTTTCTGAACACTTTGTTGATCCCATAAAAGGGTATCGTCTAAGTCAAAAAAAACAGCTTTTATCATCAATGATTCCCTTTCTTTAAACCAATTTTAATACATTCTGTACAATTATTTTACTTCGTAAGTCCAATTAAACGGGTCTTCTATTCTACCTTTTTGTATGCCTGTTAACGTTTCATAGAGTCTCGCAGCCAAAGGACCTGTTTCGCGATTATTAATGAGCGACTGCTCACCTTTCCAGCTAAGCTCTCCAATAGGTGAAATGACGGCTGCCGTTCCCGTTCCAAAAGCTTCTTCTAAGCGATTTTCCTTGATTGCATGTAATACTTCGTCAATCGAAATTTTCCGTTCTGAAACAGGTAAATCCCAGCTTTTCAGAAGTTCGATAATCGATTTACGTGTAATTCCTTCAAGGATACTACCACTTAGTGCAGGTGTTACAACTTCTCCATCAATTTTAAAGAAAACATTCATACTTCCTACTTCTTCAATATACTTTTTCTCGGAACTATCAAGCCAAAGTACTTGAGCTTGGCCATGTGCAGTCGCTTTATCCTGAGCTTTATAGGCAGCAGAATAGTTTCCAGCTGTTTTAGCCATTCCGGTGCCACCGAGTGCGGCTCTTGTATATTCATCTTCTACGTAAATACCTACAGGTGCTATACCTTCTTTATAATAGGAGCCTACTGGCGAAAGAATAATCATAAATTTATAAGACGAGGACGGTGCCACACTTAAATTAGGTTCTGTTGCTATAATAAATGGGCGAATATACAATGAGGTACCTTCATATGTAGGAATCCAATCCTTGTCTAGCTTTACCAGTTCATTCAAATACTCTAAAACAATGTCTGTATCAATATCCGGAATACTTAAGCGGTCACTGGATAAGTTAAGTCGCTTAAAATTTTGTTCGGGTCTAAATAATAACACTCTGTCATCATCTGTACGATATGCTTTGAGACCTTCAAATACAGTTTGTCCATAATGATAAATCATTGCTGCTGGATCGAGTGTTAGAGGTTGATAAGGTATAATTCGTGGACTATGCCAGCCATTTTCATTTGTATAATCCATGATGAACATATGATCAGTAAACGTTTTACCGAACTCAAGGGTCTCAGGATCTGGCTTTGTTTTATGGTGTGTTGCGGTCATAATTTCTAAAGTTTGATCAGACATATTAAGAAACTCCCCTTTTTATCCCACGATAGTAACATTGTAACGTACCTATTATAACATGATTAAGCAAATTTTGAATGAGCCTTATCCCTTAGTCTGTTTCATATAATTTCCAAGTTCAACAAACATGGCACCCATTCGTTCAATTTCAGGAGCAATTACTCTTTTGACTCCTTGACTATGAAGCTCTTCAGTTGTTACTTTCCCAACTGATACTGCTAGTACATTCTCTTCAAACAATGTTAAAAGGCTTTCTTTTTTATCATATTTGTTAGCAACTGTGAACAATTCTCTCGCCTGGATTGCTGTTGTAAAGGCTATGGCATTGTATCTTTCGTTTAAAAGTTCGTCTAATAGGACAAGAACATCACCTTCATTAACAGAGATATGCTGATAAGGTAAAATCTCTTTTATGCTTGCCCCTTTTTCTTCAAGAAACGAATGAAGAACCGGCGCATTCATCCCGTGAAGTTGAACCATAACCAGCTTACCCTCTAAAGAAACGTTTTCCATTACTTTTATTAGTCCCAAGGTTGTTCCATCTTCGTCTCGCAAATCAGGAGTAAAACCATATTTTTTTAGAACAGCATGAGTTTTATATCCTCTTGCTGCAATCGTTGATTGGTTTAATGCATCAAAAAGCTCGGTATCAAACTTCCCCTTTTCAGCCAGTCTAAATAAGGTCTCGGTCCCAATCCCTGTTGTAAAGATAAACACTTCTGGTTTTTTTAATATTAACTCTTTGAAATCCTCCGCAACCTCGAGTTCAGCTAAAAAAACTGTACCCTGCAAAGATCTAACTTCGCTTGTTCCGCCTTGTTTTCGAATAATGGTTTGCATTTCTTCTGTTTTTCTGGACGCAGTTAATGCAATATGACAATTTGTAAGACTTTTCATTGAAGGTACATCCTTCCTCTTCGTAAATAAACATAAGTGTTTACGTTTGAATAAACTGAATATATCATGTTTTTGTTTTTTAGTTAAGTTTTTCGTAATAGTTAAAAATATGGTACGTGAAATTATTATGTTGAGCAAAGGAAAGATACTTTTCTTTACCCTAGAATACTGACTTTGGCTAATCATCTTGCTATAGACCCACTCGGTATCAGGTTGTTACGATACATGGAGTACAACTTTACTGTTGAAAGAGAGGCTTAAAATGGAACGTTATAGCCAGTTAAAAAAAGGTGAAAAAGGTGCATGGCTGAGCATTATTGTCTATCTTGTGTTATCAGCGGTAAAGCTTGTGATAGGTACTCTTTTCTTCTCCGATGCATTGCGTGCAGATGGCCTAAACAATGTCACAGATATTGTGGCATCGATAGCTGTTTTAATTGGGTTGCGTATCTCACAAAAGCCACCTGATGCCAATCATCCTTATGGTCATTTTCGAGCTGAACATATCGCATCGCTTTTTGCAGCGTTTATTATGGCTGCCATCGGTTTACAAGTATTGGTGGAGGCTGTACGATCCTTTATGGCTGAACAACCGCCACCAGATCCTATAGCTGGTTGGGTTGGAGCTGCGTGCGCTCTCATTATGTTTGGGGTTTATCGATACAATAAAAACCTTGCATCAGAAGTAAACAGTCAGGCGCTTTATGCCATTGCCGCTGATAACCGCTCTGATGCACTTGTTAGCGTCGGTGCAACGATTAGTATTCTTGCCTCTCAGTGGAACATCGCATGGTTAGATACGGCTACTGCTTTGATTATTGGCTTATTAATTTGTTATACAGCTTTTGATATTTTTCAAAAGGCTACACTTTCATTAACCGATGGATTTAATGAACAAGATTTAAATATGTACCGGGAAACAATAGAAGTGATTCACCATGTTGAGGCCTTAAAACATGTAAAAGCTAGACAGGTCGGTTCCAGCATTTACGCTGATGTTGTCATTGAAGTCCATCCTGATCTTAATGTACAAGAAAGTCATCAAATTGCTGACCGGGTTGAAGCAATAATGAGAGAGAAACATAATATTTCGTATACACATGTTCATGTAGAGCCTTCAAACCAAGCAAAAAAAGACTAATATTGATGTGGATAGTAAAATAGCAATATATCTTCTACAGGAGAATGCTTTCTGCTTGTTTAAATCACAAATGGCGAATGATTCTGTAATCGAATCATTCGCCATTTGTGTATTGATTTTAATAACGTTCCAGAATCTGTTTTTGATTTTAAAACATTCTGAAAAAATAGTTTATAAGGTTTGCGAGCGGGTAAATATTAATAAAGAAGACGAGGTCAAAGACCCCGCCTTTCTTCCATTAATCTAGAATGGTTACATTGATTGTTTTGCGACCAAATGATACAGCATCACCGTGCGACTGCATATAAAGGTCTACTTTGTTTCCATTAATTGCCCCACCGGTATCACCAGCGATTGCTTCTCCGTACCCTTCAACATATACACGAGAACCGAGAGGGATCACGCTTGGATCAACAGCAATGACTTTTTGATTTGGATTTGCATTTAAGTCAATACCTGTAGCTGTTACACCACTGCATCCAGCACAGTTCGCTGTATAAGCTGTAGCTTCAACTTGAATGGTTTGACCAGTTGCTTCACTTGATTGATTACTAGTTTGTGTTTCTTCAACAGATTCCTCAGCTTGAGTTGATTCTTCTGTGACAGATTCTTCTTGTACAGGTTGTTCTTGTGCAGGTTCCTCTGCAGCTGTTTCTTCTTGTACTTCTGCAGGTGCCTCTTCTGTGGCTGGCTCTGATTCTTGTACAGGCTCAGCTTGCTCTGCAACTTCTTCTTGTTGTTGTGGCTGTTCCGTCTCAGTAGTGGTTTCCTGAGTTTCTGGTTCAGCGGTTACTTCTTCGGCTTTTGTTTCCGTTTTTTGCTCAATCACTTTTTCTGATGCTGTATAGTAAAGCTCTTTAAATGTATTTGGTCCAGCAATTCCGTCTACAGAAAGATTATGCTGCGACTGGAATGATTTAACGGCTTCTTTCGTATTTGGTCCAAAAATCCCGTCTTGACCACCGTTTAGAAAACCAAGCACATTTAACTGGCCTTGTAGTTCTTCAACAATCTCTCCAGTATCACCTTCAGATAGTACATGAAGTGCACCTACTGTTTGAGCTCCGGCTACTCCGTCAGATTCTAACTGATATTTCTCTTGAAATGCTTTTACTGCATTTTGAGTTTCAATTGTGAACGTGCCATTTATTTCATCAGTGAAGAATCCTCTATCGGATAACAACTCTTGTAGTTGTTCAACGTTCTTACCTTCATCTCCCTTATTTAGGGTATCAAAACTGCTCGCTTCCGAGATACTCGGTGAAGCAAACAAGACAAATCCAGCTGTCGCTACTGGTAACGTTACATAACGAAGTGTTTTAAATGGAATTTTAGCATTCATATTGCCAACCTCCTTTGATTTCAACCACTGCCACATACAGTACCAGTCCGTCAGAAATCTATCAATCCTTTGGTGACCTAATTAAACGAATTGAAATCTTAATGTAATAAAAGTCAAAGGAGGGACATTTTCATTCCAATATTTGGTCTATTGACAAGCCTTTAATTTGAGATTTACACACAATTACAGAGATTTATACCGCATTTTATGTAGTGCAATAATATTTAACCTATTATCCTAGTGAAAATGAGCTAAAAATAAGGATTTCAACAGATTTCGCCTCATTTTAACCCGCTTAACATGTCACACCTGTAACGATCCTGTTATATAAGCATGATTCGACAGCCTTATTTTATACACGTTCTCTCCAACAACCTGATTTGATTAAGGATAAATGTGCGGTTTTCATCGCCGGGAATACATACACCAGTGCTTGACTCACGCCTACCTTCCGATACACATTAAGTTCAACTCGATTGTAATCATTCTTTAGTTCGTCTCCTATATACCCTTCTAATGCATCAATTTTAAGAAGGATTTCGTCTGTTACTTCATATAATTCTCCCCAAACGGTATGGCTCGTCTCATCCACGCACACAGCTGGGTA comes from the Alkalihalobacillus sp. FSL W8-0930 genome and includes:
- a CDS encoding peptidoglycan-binding protein, encoding MNAKIPFKTLRYVTLPVATAGFVLFASPSISEASSFDTLNKGDEGKNVEQLQELLSDRGFFTDEINGTFTIETQNAVKAFQEKYQLESDGVAGAQTVGALHVLSEGDTGEIVEELQGQLNVLGFLNGGQDGIFGPNTKEAVKSFQSQHNLSVDGIAGPNTFKELYYTASEKVIEQKTETKAEEVTAEPETQETTTETEQPQQQEEVAEQAEPVQESEPATEEAPAEVQEETAAEEPAQEQPVQEESVTEESTQAEESVEETQTSNQSSEATGQTIQVEATAYTANCAGCSGVTATGIDLNANPNQKVIAVDPSVIPLGSRVYVEGYGEAIAGDTGGAINGNKVDLYMQSHGDAVSFGRKTINVTILD
- a CDS encoding gamma-glutamylcyclotransferase codes for the protein MLFVYGTLLKYESNSHLLVGAACIDSSCFIYGELYDTSLGYPAVCVDETSHTVWGELYEVTDEILLKIDALEGYIGDELKNDYNRVELNVYRKVGVSQALVYVFPAMKTAHLSLIKSGCWRERV
- a CDS encoding cation diffusion facilitator family transporter, whose product is MERYSQLKKGEKGAWLSIIVYLVLSAVKLVIGTLFFSDALRADGLNNVTDIVASIAVLIGLRISQKPPDANHPYGHFRAEHIASLFAAFIMAAIGLQVLVEAVRSFMAEQPPPDPIAGWVGAACALIMFGVYRYNKNLASEVNSQALYAIAADNRSDALVSVGATISILASQWNIAWLDTATALIIGLLICYTAFDIFQKATLSLTDGFNEQDLNMYRETIEVIHHVEALKHVKARQVGSSIYADVVIEVHPDLNVQESHQIADRVEAIMREKHNISYTHVHVEPSNQAKKD
- a CDS encoding uroporphyrinogen-III synthase, which produces MKSLTNCHIALTASRKTEEMQTIIRKQGGTSEVRSLQGTVFLAELEVAEDFKELILKKPEVFIFTTGIGTETLFRLAEKGKFDTELFDALNQSTIAARGYKTHAVLKKYGFTPDLRDEDGTTLGLIKVMENVSLEGKLVMVQLHGMNAPVLHSFLEEKGASIKEILPYQHISVNEGDVLVLLDELLNERYNAIAFTTAIQARELFTVANKYDKKESLLTLFEENVLAVSVGKVTTEELHSQGVKRVIAPEIERMGAMFVELGNYMKQTKG